One Deltaproteobacteria bacterium genomic region harbors:
- the pal gene encoding peptidoglycan-associated lipoprotein Pal, which yields MNHQGGRTNSNMEKMNSWAMVLPTVLATIWLAGCAPSINPRFDEYGMPKWTFENPDAEKNAPMASKPVPTVTGGSLDDLRSGQSSVTPASSPLREIYFGFDSSELSAEARKILSASGEWLKANPAARVQIEGHCDQRGTVEYNLALGSRRAQAALDFLATLGIGKERLNTISYGQEIPVCTDKNEGCWAKNRRARFVIAASKSTT from the coding sequence ATGAATCATCAAGGAGGAAGGACAAATAGCAACATGGAGAAAATGAACTCATGGGCAATGGTTTTGCCGACAGTATTGGCAACTATTTGGCTGGCTGGCTGCGCGCCAAGCATCAACCCGAGATTCGATGAATATGGCATGCCAAAGTGGACATTCGAGAATCCCGACGCCGAAAAAAACGCACCGATGGCGTCAAAGCCGGTGCCGACGGTTACAGGAGGCAGTCTCGATGATCTGCGCAGTGGGCAGAGCAGCGTCACTCCGGCGTCGAGTCCGTTGAGAGAGATTTATTTTGGCTTCGATAGCTCAGAATTGAGCGCCGAGGCGCGCAAAATTCTCAGCGCCAGTGGTGAATGGCTGAAAGCCAACCCGGCGGCGCGTGTGCAGATCGAAGGTCACTGCGACCAGCGCGGCACCGTCGAGTACAATCTCGCACTGGGTTCGCGGCGCGCCCAAGCGGCGCTGGATTTTCTGGCAACGTTGGGCATCGGCAAAGAGCGTTTGAATACCATCAGCTACGGTCAGGAGATTCCGGTGTGCACGGACAAGAACGAAGGCTGTTGGGCCAAGAACCGGCGGGCGCGCTTCGTGATTGCTGCGAGTAAGTCGACAACATAG
- a CDS encoding ANTAR domain-containing protein, which translates to MGAAGLVGAKTPDVVLMAVGLRDLDGISVAQQIMAPQPTPIILLTSRCDAGTIRRAVAAGIMGYLLKPLRAEELPAAIELALVRFHELAALRYENGNLKRTLEARKLIEKAKGLLMEQSGYTEAEAFSLIKRESMNLRRPMKEIAEALILSEAVSRRGKG; encoded by the coding sequence ATGGGTGCCGCTGGATTGGTCGGCGCAAAAACACCGGATGTAGTGCTCATGGCGGTTGGGCTGCGCGACCTCGATGGCATCAGTGTGGCGCAGCAAATCATGGCCCCGCAGCCGACGCCGATCATTCTACTTACGAGTCGCTGCGATGCCGGGACGATTCGGCGCGCTGTCGCTGCCGGCATCATGGGCTATTTACTCAAGCCACTCCGCGCTGAGGAGCTGCCAGCGGCCATTGAGCTGGCGCTGGTTCGCTTTCACGAGCTCGCGGCGCTGCGCTACGAGAACGGCAATCTGAAGCGGACTTTGGAAGCGCGCAAGTTAATCGAAAAAGCCAAGGGACTCTTGATGGAGCAAAGCGGCTACACTGAAGCGGAAGCATTTTCCTTGATTAAAAGAGAGAGCATGAACCTGCGCCGGCCGATGAAGGAAATCGCCGAGGCCTTGATCCTTTCCGAAGCGGTGAGCAGGAGAGGGAAGGGTTGA
- the urtA gene encoding urea ABC transporter substrate-binding protein has product MFAVAALSVGLALASLNQAQAQGTIKVGVLHSLSGTMAISETVLRDMALMAFDEINAKGGVLGKKIEPVVVDPASNWPLFAEKARQLIAQDKVAAVFGCWTSVSRKSVLPVFEELNGLLFYPVQYEGEELSKNVFYTGAAPNQQAIPAVEYLMSKDGGGAKRFVLLGTDYVYPRTTNKILRAFLKSKNIPESDIMEEYTPFGHTDYQTIIGKIKKFAGEGKRTAVISTINGDSNVPFYKELGNQGLKAKDVPVVAFSVGEEELRGVDTKPLVGHLAAWNYFQSLKNPTNEEFTKKWFAYAKAKGLAGHKDKPLTNDPMEATYIGIYMWKQAVEKAKSTDTDKVIGAMAGQTFKAPSGFTAKMDEKNHHLHKPVFIGEVKADGQFNVVWKTSGPVKAKPWSPFIAGNEKKKDEPEIVAKK; this is encoded by the coding sequence ATGTTTGCCGTAGCGGCGCTCAGCGTCGGGCTGGCGTTAGCGAGCCTGAATCAGGCGCAGGCGCAAGGCACGATCAAAGTCGGTGTGCTGCATTCGCTCAGCGGCACGATGGCGATTAGCGAGACGGTTTTAAGAGACATGGCGCTGATGGCCTTTGACGAAATCAACGCCAAGGGGGGCGTGCTGGGCAAGAAAATCGAGCCGGTGGTCGTCGATCCAGCGTCGAACTGGCCGTTGTTCGCCGAAAAAGCGCGGCAGTTGATCGCTCAGGACAAAGTCGCTGCGGTGTTTGGCTGCTGGACATCGGTATCGCGCAAGAGCGTCTTGCCGGTTTTCGAAGAGTTGAATGGCCTGCTCTTTTATCCGGTCCAGTACGAAGGCGAAGAGCTGTCAAAAAACGTTTTCTACACCGGCGCAGCGCCGAACCAGCAGGCGATTCCCGCGGTAGAGTATCTGATGTCGAAGGATGGCGGCGGCGCCAAGCGCTTTGTCTTGCTCGGCACCGACTATGTTTATCCACGGACGACCAACAAGATCTTGCGTGCGTTTTTGAAATCGAAAAATATTCCCGAGTCCGACATCATGGAGGAGTACACGCCCTTCGGCCATACGGACTACCAGACCATCATCGGCAAGATCAAAAAATTTGCCGGCGAAGGCAAACGGACCGCGGTGATTTCGACCATCAATGGCGATTCCAACGTGCCCTTCTACAAAGAGCTGGGCAATCAGGGATTGAAAGCCAAGGATGTGCCGGTGGTGGCTTTTTCCGTCGGTGAAGAAGAGCTGCGCGGCGTCGATACCAAACCGCTGGTCGGCCATTTGGCAGCGTGGAATTATTTTCAATCCTTGAAGAATCCGACCAACGAAGAGTTTACCAAGAAATGGTTCGCCTACGCGAAAGCCAAAGGGCTGGCGGGCCATAAAGACAAGCCGCTGACCAATGATCCAATGGAGGCGACTTACATCGGCATCTACATGTGGAAGCAGGCAGTGGAGAAAGCGAAATCGACGGATACGGATAAAGTCATCGGCGCCATGGCGGGGCAGACCTTCAAGGCGCCGTCCGGTTTCACGGCCAAGATGGACGAGAAGAATCATCACCTGCACAAGCCGGTATTCATCGGTGAAGTGAAGGCGGATGGCCAATTTAACGTGGTTTGGAAAACTTCAGGCCCAGTCAAGGCAAAGCCCTGGAGCCCATTCATTGCAGGCAACGAGAAGAAAAAGGACGAGCCTGAGATCGTCGCGAAGAAGTAA
- the urtB gene encoding urea ABC transporter permease subunit UrtB, whose amino-acid sequence MHFISKQRLAAAAFLGAFLFTALGHALDESMVKQLGAEDADARIAAINKLVASGESAALPLFKAMQDDALHLFNGRPVLVGDGKVTDAVTGAAVDGAAGKTEQITVNNRIRAALDGAIAALRLASGERAERLAAAKTISGEPSEEMLPLIKTALEKEADAEIKALLSQARAIVELKSSEPAVRRQVVQLLSASSNPQARQILSSLLQKNNDGSPAEPDAEVRGEAQKALAAIEQRNLIPQIAGALFSGLSLGSVLLLAALGLAITFGLMGIINMAHGEMLMLGAYATYWVQTLFRVYWPAALDWYLVAAVPAAFLVAALVGIALERCVIRFLYGRPLETLLTTWGISLMLIQVVRNVFGAQNVEVANPTWMSGGFDLGADVVLPYNRIVIIGFAGFVLFLVWLFLARTRLGLYVRAVTQNRTMADCMGIQTPRVDALTFGLGSGIAGLGGVALSQIGNVGPDLGQSYIVDSFMVVVLGGVGQLAGTIVAALSLGELNKFLEPFAGAVLGKIFVLILIILFIQKRPQGMFALKGRTADS is encoded by the coding sequence ATGCACTTCATCTCTAAACAGAGACTTGCGGCCGCGGCCTTCTTGGGAGCATTTCTTTTCACCGCGCTCGGCCATGCTCTCGACGAGTCGATGGTCAAGCAGTTGGGCGCCGAGGACGCCGACGCGAGGATCGCAGCGATTAACAAACTGGTGGCGTCAGGGGAGAGCGCGGCGCTGCCTTTGTTTAAGGCGATGCAAGACGACGCGTTGCATCTGTTCAATGGCCGGCCGGTTCTCGTTGGCGACGGCAAAGTCACTGATGCGGTGACTGGAGCGGCCGTGGATGGGGCGGCGGGCAAAACCGAGCAAATTACCGTCAATAATCGGATTCGCGCGGCGCTCGACGGCGCCATAGCCGCGCTCCGGTTGGCGTCTGGCGAGCGTGCCGAACGGCTCGCCGCGGCGAAAACGATCAGCGGCGAACCCAGCGAAGAAATGCTGCCATTGATCAAGACTGCTTTAGAAAAAGAGGCCGATGCGGAAATCAAAGCATTGTTGTCGCAAGCGCGTGCGATTGTTGAATTGAAAAGCAGTGAACCCGCGGTGCGCCGCCAAGTGGTGCAGCTGCTCAGCGCCAGCTCCAACCCCCAGGCCAGGCAGATTCTTAGCTCTCTATTACAAAAAAATAACGACGGCAGTCCGGCGGAGCCGGATGCCGAGGTGCGCGGCGAAGCGCAAAAGGCGCTGGCCGCCATCGAGCAGCGAAACTTGATCCCGCAGATTGCCGGCGCCCTGTTTAGCGGACTCAGCCTGGGCAGTGTGCTGCTGCTCGCCGCCCTGGGCTTGGCGATCACCTTCGGCTTGATGGGCATCATCAACATGGCCCATGGCGAAATGTTGATGCTCGGCGCTTATGCGACCTACTGGGTGCAGACGCTCTTTCGCGTCTACTGGCCGGCAGCGCTCGATTGGTATCTGGTCGCGGCGGTGCCGGCAGCATTTCTGGTCGCTGCGCTAGTCGGCATCGCCCTGGAGCGGTGCGTGATTCGTTTCCTTTACGGCCGTCCGCTGGAAACGCTGCTAACGACCTGGGGCATCAGCTTGATGTTGATCCAAGTCGTGCGCAATGTTTTTGGCGCGCAAAACGTCGAGGTCGCCAACCCCACCTGGATGTCCGGCGGCTTCGATCTGGGCGCCGATGTCGTCTTGCCCTACAATCGTATTGTCATCATCGGTTTTGCCGGCTTCGTATTGTTCTTGGTTTGGCTGTTCTTGGCGCGCACGAGGCTCGGGCTCTATGTGCGCGCGGTGACGCAGAACCGCACCATGGCCGATTGCATGGGGATTCAAACGCCCCGCGTCGACGCGTTGACTTTTGGTCTCGGCTCGGGCATTGCCGGACTGGGTGGCGTCGCGTTGTCGCAGATCGGCAATGTCGGCCCCGACTTGGGGCAAAGTTACATTGTCGACTCTTTCATGGTCGTCGTGCTCGGCGGCGTCGGCCAATTGGCCGGCACCATCGTGGCGGCATTGAGTCTGGGCGAATTAAACAAGTTTCTCGAGCCTTTCGCCGGCGCCGTGCTCGGCAAGATTTTTGTGCTTATCCTAATCATCCTGTTTATCCAAAAAAGGCCGCAGGGCATGTTTGCGCTGAAAGGGCGCACGGCCGACAGCTGA
- the urtC gene encoding urea ABC transporter permease subunit UrtC yields the protein MTRIAQLYDRRGWLYLAWFAAVVLIVVPALRLLVPAGSLFHLSDYYLLLVGKIMCYAIVALALGLIWGYAGILSLGHGLYFALGGYAMGMYLMREIGAEGQYRSHLPDFMVFLDWQEFPWYWAGSEYFFVALLKILLVPSLLAYVFGWFAFRSRIKGVYFSIITQALTYALMLLFFRNNTGFGGNNGFTDFKRVLGFSLAHPGTRVAIFAITGGCLILTLIVCRFIVASKFGRVLTAIRDAESRAMFSGYNTRDYKLFAWTVSALLCGVAGALYVPQVGIINPSEMSPANSIEIAIWVAVGGRGTLVGPLVGAGLVNAAKSYLTIAWPNIWLYFLGALFVIVTLFLPQGVMVLRRGGAK from the coding sequence ATGACGCGCATCGCGCAACTTTACGACCGGCGCGGCTGGCTTTATCTGGCATGGTTTGCCGCCGTGGTGTTGATCGTGGTTCCTGCGCTGCGTTTGCTCGTGCCAGCAGGCAGTCTTTTTCATCTATCCGATTACTACCTCTTGCTGGTCGGCAAGATCATGTGCTACGCGATCGTCGCTTTGGCGCTCGGTCTCATCTGGGGCTACGCCGGCATTCTCTCGCTAGGACATGGTTTGTATTTCGCCCTCGGCGGCTACGCGATGGGCATGTATCTGATGCGCGAGATCGGCGCCGAGGGACAGTATCGCAGCCATCTGCCGGACTTCATGGTTTTTCTTGATTGGCAGGAATTTCCCTGGTACTGGGCCGGCAGCGAGTACTTTTTTGTGGCGCTGTTGAAGATTCTGCTCGTCCCCAGCCTGCTTGCTTATGTTTTCGGCTGGTTCGCCTTTCGCTCGCGCATCAAAGGGGTTTACTTTTCGATCATCACGCAGGCGCTGACCTACGCTTTGATGCTGTTATTTTTTCGCAACAACACCGGCTTCGGCGGCAACAACGGCTTCACCGATTTTAAACGGGTGCTCGGTTTTTCGTTAGCGCATCCCGGCACGCGTGTGGCGATTTTCGCCATCACCGGCGGGTGTTTGATTCTGACTCTCATTGTCTGCCGCTTCATCGTCGCGTCGAAATTCGGCCGTGTGCTGACGGCGATCCGCGACGCCGAGTCGCGCGCGATGTTTTCCGGCTACAATACCCGCGATTATAAATTATTCGCCTGGACGGTGTCGGCGCTCCTGTGCGGCGTCGCCGGTGCGCTCTACGTGCCGCAAGTGGGCATCATCAATCCGAGCGAGATGTCGCCGGCCAATTCGATCGAGATCGCTATCTGGGTCGCGGTGGGCGGGCGCGGTACATTGGTCGGACCTTTAGTGGGAGCCGGGCTGGTCAACGCCGCCAAAAGCTATTTGACTATTGCCTGGCCCAACATCTGGCTTTACTTTCTCGGCGCCTTGTTCGTTATCGTGACGTTGTTCTTGCCGCAAGGAGTGATGGTCTTGCGGCGCGGTGGTGCCAAGTGA
- the urtD gene encoding urea ABC transporter ATP-binding protein UrtD — MTTAVSDLDGIGISGESHVVERDRIDVSHGVVLYIDGVSVSFDGFKALNELSFSIDAGELRCVIGPNGAGKTTMMDVITGKTKADSGSVYLGQTIDLSRRSEYEIARLGIGRKFQKPSVFEQQTVFENLELAMNGPKGVWKTLFHRRSLEEEDRIDEMLKRVHLKERMAEPAGRLSHGQKQWLEVGMLLMQEPQILLLDEPAAGMSDEETERTAELFLSLEGKHSLVVVEHDMAFVASLARKVTVLHEGSVLMEGTMEAVQNDERVIEVYLGR, encoded by the coding sequence GTGACGACGGCGGTTTCCGACCTCGACGGCATCGGCATTTCCGGGGAAAGCCATGTAGTCGAACGCGACCGCATCGATGTCTCGCATGGCGTTGTCCTCTACATCGACGGCGTGAGTGTGAGCTTCGACGGCTTCAAGGCGCTGAACGAGCTTTCATTTTCTATCGACGCCGGCGAGCTGCGCTGCGTCATCGGTCCCAACGGCGCCGGCAAGACCACTATGATGGACGTTATCACCGGTAAGACAAAAGCCGACTCGGGCAGCGTCTATCTGGGCCAGACCATCGACCTTAGCCGGCGCAGCGAGTACGAAATCGCCCGGCTTGGTATTGGCCGCAAATTCCAAAAGCCCTCCGTCTTCGAGCAGCAGACGGTTTTTGAAAATCTCGAATTGGCGATGAACGGTCCTAAAGGCGTGTGGAAGACCCTGTTTCACCGGCGCAGCTTAGAAGAAGAAGATCGCATTGATGAGATGCTCAAGCGGGTGCATTTGAAAGAGCGCATGGCCGAGCCTGCCGGCCGCTTGTCGCATGGCCAAAAGCAATGGCTGGAGGTCGGCATGCTGCTGATGCAAGAGCCGCAAATCTTGTTGCTCGACGAGCCGGCGGCCGGCATGAGCGATGAGGAGACCGAACGGACCGCGGAGCTATTTCTCTCACTGGAGGGTAAACATTCACTGGTGGTCGTCGAGCACGACATGGCGTTCGTGGCGTCGCTGGCGCGCAAGGTCACAGTGCTGCACGAAGGGAGCGTCTTGATGGAAGGAACCATGGAAGCGGTGCAAAACGACGAGCGGGTAATCGAGGTTTATCTGGGACGCTGA
- a CDS encoding ABC transporter ATP-binding protein gives MLRIEKLHHYYGGSHTLNDVSLEVAAGTCTAVLGRNGVGKSTLLKAIMGVERVRSGTINFDGRNITNASSYSRARLGLGYVPQGREIFPRLTVEENLLTGLAGQKSRSIDADIYEMFPVLKEMAKRRGGDLSGGQQQQLAIGRALLTKPKLLILDEPTEGIQPSVISQIQKVLHRVKSGQRESPEIAAVKSAVRRIKSEGRIAILLVEQYFDFAREICDAYCVLDRGAVVHAGGRDDLSGDAVRKMLAV, from the coding sequence ATGCTGCGCATCGAAAAGCTCCATCACTACTACGGCGGCAGCCACACGCTCAACGATGTCTCCTTGGAAGTCGCGGCGGGTACTTGCACCGCTGTGCTCGGCCGCAACGGCGTCGGCAAGAGCACGCTGCTAAAAGCAATCATGGGCGTCGAACGGGTACGTTCTGGGACGATCAACTTCGACGGCCGAAATATTACGAACGCTTCATCCTACTCCCGCGCGCGCTTGGGTCTCGGCTACGTGCCGCAGGGGCGGGAAATTTTTCCGCGGCTGACGGTGGAAGAGAATCTGTTGACCGGTCTGGCGGGGCAGAAAAGCCGATCCATCGATGCGGATATCTACGAGATGTTTCCCGTGCTTAAAGAGATGGCCAAACGGCGCGGCGGCGATCTCTCCGGCGGCCAACAACAACAATTGGCGATCGGCCGGGCGCTGTTGACGAAGCCGAAGCTCTTGATTCTCGACGAGCCGACGGAAGGCATTCAGCCGAGTGTCATCAGCCAGATCCAAAAAGTCTTGCATCGCGTCAAAAGCGGCCAGCGTGAGTCTCCGGAAATTGCGGCGGTCAAGAGCGCGGTGCGCCGCATCAAGAGCGAGGGAAGGATTGCGATCCTTCTGGTCGAGCAGTATTTCGACTTCGCGCGTGAGATTTGCGATGCGTACTGTGTGCTCGATCGCGGCGCTGTGGTCCATGCCGGCGGCCGCGACGATCTTTCTGGCGACGCCGTGCGTAAGATGTTAGCGGTGTAA
- a CDS encoding urease accessory protein, translated as MSQAAASRAPAWQAQLALEFAKRGRRTVLARRAHDGPLVVQKPLYPEGDAVCHTIIVHPPGGIAGGDRLDLGATVQPGSSVLLTTPGATKWYRSAGPTATQNIQFTLGPDTTLEWLPQETIVFDAALAEQKTEVRLGAESCYIGWEILCLGRSGAGERFTNGKWLARTLIDRGGKPLLLERACLEGGGAGLRSPALLADQPVVGTLIAAAPQLSVALLGLCRQAAPVGGDGAVTLLPGVLVARYLGDSSEAAKKYFFELWRILRPALLRREGIEPRIWRT; from the coding sequence ATGTCTCAGGCCGCCGCTTCCAGGGCGCCAGCTTGGCAGGCGCAATTGGCGCTGGAGTTCGCCAAGCGCGGCCGGCGCACCGTGCTTGCGCGGCGCGCGCATGATGGGCCGCTGGTCGTGCAAAAGCCGCTTTATCCCGAAGGCGATGCCGTGTGTCACACGATCATTGTTCACCCGCCGGGAGGGATCGCTGGCGGCGACCGACTCGACCTCGGCGCGACCGTGCAGCCAGGCTCCTCCGTCCTGCTGACCACTCCAGGTGCAACCAAATGGTATCGTAGCGCCGGTCCCACGGCTACGCAGAATATCCAATTTACCCTCGGTCCGGATACCACGCTGGAATGGCTGCCGCAGGAGACCATCGTTTTTGACGCCGCGCTGGCGGAGCAGAAAACCGAGGTGCGGCTCGGTGCCGAATCTTGCTACATCGGCTGGGAAATCCTCTGTTTGGGCCGAAGCGGCGCGGGGGAGCGCTTCACGAACGGAAAGTGGCTCGCGCGCACGTTGATCGATCGTGGCGGAAAGCCGCTGCTGCTTGAGCGGGCTTGTTTAGAAGGCGGCGGCGCTGGACTGCGCTCGCCAGCGCTGTTGGCCGACCAACCGGTGGTTGGAACTTTGATCGCGGCGGCGCCGCAATTGAGCGTGGCACTGCTCGGCCTCTGTCGGCAAGCTGCACCAGTCGGGGGTGACGGCGCGGTGACGTTGTTGCCGGGTGTGCTCGTTGCGCGCTATCTCGGTGATTCGAGCGAAGCAGCGAAAAAATATTTCTTCGAGCTGTGGCGGATATTGCGGCCGGCGTTGTTAAGACGCGAGGGGATCGAGCCAAGAATTTGGCGGACTTAG
- the ureA gene encoding urease subunit gamma, which translates to MELTPREKDKLLIFTAALLAERRKARGLKLNYPEAVAFISAAIMEGARDGRSVSELMGWGATLLTRDDVMEGVPEMISEIQVEATFPDGTKLVTVHNPIV; encoded by the coding sequence ATGGAACTAACGCCACGCGAAAAAGATAAACTACTAATTTTCACCGCTGCTTTGCTCGCCGAGCGGCGCAAGGCGCGCGGTCTCAAGTTAAATTATCCGGAAGCCGTCGCATTTATTAGCGCGGCGATCATGGAAGGGGCGCGCGACGGCCGGAGCGTTTCGGAGCTGATGGGTTGGGGCGCGACATTGTTGACACGTGACGATGTCATGGAAGGTGTGCCGGAAATGATCTCGGAGATTCAAGTTGAAGCAACGTTTCCGGATGGCACGAAATTGGTGACGGTGCATAATCCGATAGTCTAG
- a CDS encoding urease subunit beta — translation MIPGEIQVVDGELEINLGRKTVTLAVTNSGDRPIQVGSHYHFFETNEALKFARAKTRGFRLNIAAGTAVRFEPGQTRTVELVAVAGARKIYGFNGKVMGAVK, via the coding sequence ATGATCCCCGGGGAAATCCAAGTTGTCGACGGTGAGCTTGAAATCAACCTCGGTCGCAAGACCGTGACACTAGCCGTGACCAACAGTGGAGATCGGCCGATTCAGGTGGGTTCGCACTATCATTTCTTCGAGACTAACGAGGCGTTGAAGTTCGCGCGCGCGAAGACGCGCGGCTTTCGTTTGAATATCGCCGCGGGCACCGCGGTTCGTTTTGAACCGGGACAGACCCGCACCGTGGAGCTGGTCGCCGTTGCCGGCGCGAGAAAGATTTATGGCTTCAATGGCAAAGTCATGGGAGCGGTGAAATGA
- the ureC gene encoding urease subunit alpha: MKIGRHAYAEMFGPTVGDRVRLADTELWVEVEKDLTVYGDEVKFGGGKVIRDGMGQSQLPAAKVADTVITNALIVDHWGIVKADIGIKNGRIWKIGKAGNPDIQPGVTIAIGAATEIIAGEGKIVTAGGIDSHIHFICPQQIDEALMSGVTTMLGGGTGPATGTFATTCTPGPWHIYSMLAAAEAFPMNLGFFGKGNASLPAPLIEQINAGAIGLKLHEDWGTTPAAIDNCLSVADKLDVQVAIHTDTLNESGFVEATIKAFKGRTIHTFHTEGAGGGHAPDIIKVCGEANVLPSSTNPTRPYTVNTIAEHLDMLMVCHHLDSSIAEDMAFAESRIRKETIAAEDILHDLGAFSMMSSDSQAMGRVGEVVIRTWQTAHKMKVQRGSLRGDPACHDNGRVKRYIAKYTINPAITHGIADVVGSIAEGKLADLVLWKPAFFGVKPDLIVKGGMIAAAAMGDANASIPTPQPVHYRPMFGSFGKALNTSATFISKAALKNPALQKLKLSRPLVAVKSTRKLRKKDMVHNNWQPKIEVDSETYQVRAEGELLVCEPANVLPLAQRYFLF, translated from the coding sequence ATGAAGATCGGCCGCCACGCCTATGCGGAGATGTTTGGGCCGACGGTGGGCGACCGGGTGCGGCTCGCCGACACCGAACTGTGGGTCGAGGTCGAAAAAGACTTGACGGTCTACGGCGACGAGGTGAAATTCGGCGGCGGCAAAGTCATTCGCGACGGCATGGGGCAGAGCCAACTGCCGGCGGCGAAGGTCGCCGACACGGTGATCACCAATGCACTGATCGTCGATCACTGGGGCATTGTCAAAGCCGACATCGGTATTAAGAACGGCCGCATTTGGAAGATCGGCAAGGCCGGCAACCCCGATATTCAACCAGGCGTGACGATTGCCATCGGCGCAGCGACCGAAATCATTGCCGGCGAAGGGAAGATCGTCACCGCCGGCGGCATCGATTCGCATATTCATTTCATCTGTCCACAGCAGATTGACGAAGCGTTGATGTCGGGGGTGACGACGATGCTCGGTGGCGGTACGGGTCCGGCCACTGGGACTTTCGCGACGACTTGCACGCCGGGTCCATGGCACATTTACTCAATGCTCGCAGCCGCCGAAGCGTTTCCGATGAACCTCGGTTTCTTCGGCAAGGGCAACGCGAGCTTGCCGGCGCCGTTGATCGAACAAATCAACGCCGGCGCTATCGGTTTGAAGTTGCACGAAGACTGGGGCACGACGCCAGCGGCCATCGATAATTGTTTGTCAGTAGCGGACAAGCTCGATGTGCAGGTGGCGATTCACACCGACACGTTGAACGAATCGGGCTTCGTCGAAGCGACGATCAAAGCGTTCAAAGGGCGGACGATTCACACGTTTCACACCGAAGGCGCCGGCGGCGGCCATGCGCCGGATATCATCAAAGTCTGCGGCGAAGCCAACGTGCTGCCGTCGTCGACCAATCCGACCCGGCCCTACACCGTGAATACCATCGCCGAGCATCTCGACATGCTGATGGTTTGCCATCATCTGGATTCAAGCATCGCCGAAGATATGGCGTTCGCCGAATCGCGCATTCGCAAAGAGACGATCGCGGCGGAGGATATCCTACACGACCTCGGAGCGTTCTCGATGATGTCGTCCGACTCGCAGGCCATGGGGCGCGTGGGCGAGGTTGTCATTCGCACCTGGCAGACGGCGCACAAGATGAAAGTTCAGCGCGGTTCTCTCCGCGGCGATCCAGCGTGCCACGACAACGGTCGGGTGAAACGCTACATCGCCAAGTACACCATCAATCCGGCGATTACTCACGGTATCGCAGACGTTGTCGGTTCCATCGCTGAAGGCAAATTGGCCGATCTCGTGCTCTGGAAACCGGCCTTCTTCGGCGTCAAGCCGGATTTGATTGTCAAAGGCGGCATGATCGCCGCCGCGGCGATGGGTGACGCCAATGCGTCGATCCCGACGCCGCAGCCGGTGCACTACCGGCCGATGTTCGGCAGCTTCGGCAAAGCTTTGAATACGTCGGCGACGTTTATTTCGAAAGCGGCGTTGAAAAATCCGGCGCTGCAAAAACTCAAATTATCGCGCCCGTTGGTCGCCGTGAAAAGCACCCGCAAGCTAAGAAAGAAAGATATGGTGCACAACAACTGGCAGCCAAAGATCGAGGTCGACTCAGAAACTTATCAGGTGCGCGCCGAAGGCGAGTTGCTGGTCTGCGAGCCGGCCAACGTGTTGCCGCTGGCGCAGCGCTACTTTCTTTTCTGA
- the ureE gene encoding urease accessory protein UreE → MVEIIKRIERRADLRIDAQLPLTYESRQKRWLDASLSDGENVHVRLPRGESLRGGELLVATDGRVVEVVAAAEIVVQASFATPEELTRAAYHLGNRHAPTQVCAGFLRIHRNHVLEAMLKSLGANLICTEAVFEPEAGAYSSRHSHGSDGAAKIHEYGNGDMAHAKS, encoded by the coding sequence ATGGTAGAAATTATCAAACGCATCGAACGCCGTGCCGACCTGCGCATCGACGCGCAGTTGCCGCTGACCTATGAGTCACGGCAAAAACGCTGGCTCGATGCCAGTCTGTCCGACGGCGAGAACGTTCACGTTCGTTTGCCGCGCGGTGAGTCGCTGCGCGGCGGCGAACTGCTCGTTGCAACCGATGGCCGTGTGGTCGAAGTGGTTGCCGCTGCCGAGATCGTCGTGCAAGCATCCTTTGCGACGCCGGAAGAATTGACTCGCGCCGCGTATCACCTTGGCAATCGTCACGCACCCACCCAGGTCTGCGCGGGCTTTTTGCGCATCCACCGAAACCACGTCCTGGAAGCGATGCTGAAAAGTCTGGGCGCCAATCTGATCTGCACAGAAGCGGTGTTCGAACCCGAGGCGGGCGCCTATTCCAGCCGTCATTCGCACGGCAGCGACGGTGCCGCGAAAATTCACGAGTACGGCAACGGCGACATGGCGCATGCGAAGTCATGA